From the genome of Seriola aureovittata isolate HTS-2021-v1 ecotype China chromosome 6, ASM2101889v1, whole genome shotgun sequence, one region includes:
- the foxe3 gene encoding forkhead box protein E3 yields MNLANYSYFSGMCNMTAETQHSPSEASPVVLSPNVSLDSPLPPPPLMLQARSKDNILIKSEPRGNSPSTEDGAALGQTEEHLPTGSRRRKRPVQRGKPPYSYIALIAMAIANSPERKLTLGGIYKFIMERFPFYRENSKKWQNSIRHNLTLNDCFVKIPREPGRPGKGNYWTLDPAAEDMFDNGSFLRRRKRFKRTDVSTYPGYMQSSSAFTPTPMGRPSYPNTLYAGIGSGYGSQLTATSPHPAMLHHYQTSSGVGQGQPRMFSIDNIISQQSGPGGELNTQALGLGAGDLGTMTSSCSVTGTDPSACFQNQTVNPSANMLSRNSGNITSNLAAGYPYSSSASPPNLPTMTQSGFSPGSSQVYCSSNRLSLPALRPNSCADHTEQLLGLSSPMNSYNNTYMRQANFASGLDRYM; encoded by the coding sequence atgaATCTGGCAAATTATTCTTACTTCTCTGGCATGTGCAACATGACCGCAGAGACGCAGCACTCGCCCTCCGAGGCAAGTCCTGTTGTCCTGTCTCCAAATGTGAGCTTGGACTCGCCGCTGCCTCCGCCGCCTCTGATGCTGCAGGCCCGGTCAAAGGACAATATTTTGATCAAGTCTGAGCCCAGAGGAAACAGCCCCAGCACGGAGGATGGAGCCGCTCTGGGCCAGACTGAGGAGCACCTGCCCACCGGGAGCCGCCGGAGGAAGAGGCCCGTCCAGAGGGGGAAACCTCCCTACAGCTACATCGCTCTCATCGCCATGGCCATCGCCAACTCCCCCGAGAGGAAGCTCACCCTGGGGGGCATTTATAAGTTCATCATGGAACGTTTTCCTTTCTACAGGGAGAACTCGAAGAAGTGGCAAAACTCCATCCGCCACAACCTCACCCTCAACGACTGTTTTGTGAAGATCCCCCGGGAGCCCGGCAGACCAGGTAAAGGCAACTACTGGACTTTAGACCCCGCAGCTGAGGACATGTTTGACAACGGGAGCTttttgaggaggaggaaaaggttCAAGCGCACAGATGTCAGCACTTACCCCGGGTACATGCAGAGCTCCAGCGCCTTTACCCCAACTCCAATGGGCAGGCCCTCGTACCCAAACACTCTGTACGCTGGAATAGGGTCTGGTTATGGCTCTCAGCTGACAGCCACATCCCCACATCCCGCCATGCTGCATCATTACCAGACATCCTCCGGGGTCGGCCAAGGACAGCCGCGCATGTTCAGCATCGATAACATCATCAGTCAGCAGAGCGGCCCGGGGGGAGAGCTCAACACTCAAGCGCTGGGGCTGGGTGCGGGTGACCTGGGCACCATGACCTCCAGCTGCTCGGTCACCGGCACCGACCCGTCAGCGTGCTTCCAGAACCAGACAGTCAACCCCTCGGCGAACATGCTGAGCAGAAACAGCGGGAACATCACCTCCAATCTGGCCGCGGGGTACCCTTACTCCTCTTCGGCCTCTCCTCCTAACCTGCCAACCATGACCCAGTCCGGGTTCTCCCCGGGGAGCTCTCAAGTTTATTGCTCCAGCAACCGGCTCTCCCTGCCGGCCCTGCGCCCGAACTCCTGCGCCGACCACACGGAGCAGCTGCTGGGCCTCTCCAGCCCCATGAActcctacaacaacacctacatGAGACAAGCCAAC